GTAACAGGAGGGTAAAATCATGTTTCACAtgtctgctgctgcaggtgaaattcagtttatttattcagctccaagtcacaacaaaggtCCCCTCAGGTCTTTGACCAAACCCTTCACATTATAAAAGCCAGTCAGTAAAAGTTCTCTCActcaggaagcagcagattgagttgaatcttcacttcgtctcagtctccatcctgagcagcaggttggtgacagtgggaaggaaaaactccttttgaacaggaagaaacctccagcagaaccagaaccagcatAAAGGCTCAGTTACAGTTGAGCTTTGTAGCGTCATGCAGGGCTTCGCACACGGCACGGGGATctgagcggtggaggcgtttatacttgatgcttacgtcggtgcagcattctccaaaaagacgggcaGTACGCTACAGAACCAGTGGAAATgtggtaaaaagagagcagacgGTTGTCACACCACAAATAACTGcacatattcaggaggaagagctgttgtgtttctggctgtgatacagagaggatgtttaaacttaaagcattcagtttgactttcagtgatttatttgctttgaatgAAATGTTGAGTAAATCAATGACATAAGGAGAGTTAGCTGTACTGTATTattagttgtgattcacccatcataggactaatatttctataaacactcctttttatcggctgcagcagtaatctccttccatgggttttaaactgtttgattatctttgtgatctctcatagatggatcatataaatgctgatacaggcgaaccagctccgctagagcatgGAGCGATCTCCATTATCAGATGGAGCTGGGTTGTTGAGAAGTGGAGATTTTAAAGTAGGGGTAGAAAGATGTTCTGATCCAAAATAACTCAAAGGTTCTTTATATTAGAACAGAGCAGGCCGGGGACACAGGATTGTTCAATGAGACAAAgagtttgagtttgttcttcttgtaacaacaacaataacttAAAGATAAAGTCAAGGGTTTTTGGTTTGGTTGGTTGCAGTATTTTTCCTAGCCTGTGCTCTCTCTGTCTTTGCTTGATGGGAGTTTGGTCTCGTGTGCAAGTTGGACGTGTCTGTATTCTAATATTAATTCTCTGGATGCACCATGAAACGTGCACATCAGTTAGTTTTgtacacatttaatttaatgttaaattttagATACAGAAGTTCACAGAATGTTAGTGAGAGTGGTGATAAATCAGTGTTGGTGTCTCCCGGCTTCAGTGAATGGTAACATGTGAACCTGTACAgacatttaatcatttattacatGACATGACCTTCATGGGGGTACGGGTAGGGAAAAATGCCATGCATGCATGGGGAGACCATGTAATGTCTCTGGTTGGAGggaaacctgcaaccttctacCTCTGAGGTGACAGGTCTAACCAATCACTGTTCTAGGAACAGAACATGAACATTTAGACATCAGGAGTGGATTCATTCATACGAAGAAAGTCCTCCTGATTAGATAGTGACAGATAGCTCATAAAGATCACTGAGAGAGCTTTAGGTTACTTACACCCCAGATTAACCAGCGGATGATCAtcctgatgatgatgtttttggtttcttttttgtgtatctgtttttttagtttgtgtttctcttttcttcagtttatctccctgtttctgttttctgcttctcattcctgccacgcccatctacacctgctctTTGTTTCATTCAGCCTGCATGACCTGCTCTTCTTTAGCTCTTTATCTGGTCCAAGGaacccaaagtgctttacactgCAATCATTCACCCGTTCATCCTCTGATGGTGACAGAAGTGAAGCGGCCATCACaccgaaccctctgaccaccaccagtaggcaaggcaggtgaagtgtcttgccaaGGGCACAACTgcaggggctcgaaccagcaaccctccggttacaggacgaagCCCTACCTCCTGAGCACTGCCAGCTCTGACCACCCAGTTGCAGGATaaagaaacagcaaacagaTTTATTGCCAAGGAAACACTGACAACACAGTAACTTTGAATTTAGTTTCATAAATGAGTCAACCACAAAGAGAATCGGGAGTTAATTCATCGTGTTTTGAAACTAATGTGAGACAGACGTCCGTCACACATTTATTGGAGTTCAGCTCCACGTCTCTCTTGGTTCCTTTGCTTTGATTCTGATAGCTTACATCTCTGCAGGAAGACACCAACTTCATCTGTTATTTATGAACGGtcagaggcagcataaagacgGGCTGGTTTGACTGATTGATAGGAGGTTCCTCTGTAGGGTCATGGAGCTCAGAGACCCTGGATCTGAACAGCTGATaggagcttcctctgtagggggTCACGCTCAGAGATCCTGGATCTGAACAGCTGATAGGAGGTTCCTCTGTAGGGGGTCACGCTCAGAGATCCTGCTTATGAGTATGGGAGAATGGTTGAGCGGAtacaaaattagttttaaaaaaaaaaatgaagcagacACTGGTTCTTCTTTCCAGCCAACACGGGGGACTTTTATTCCGAGCACCTCTGTAGTCTGTGAACACATTCACAATCCTAACCTTCTGACACAGACAGGGCGTATAGAAATGAAAGTTATTACGTCGGTGTGTGAGAATCCTAACCAATCCATGCTCATCTTATGATTTGTTTAAATCCTCTGACCTATATCTCCAAACTTTTCTAAGACTTGATAAATGCTCCTAGTCTCGTTCACTGGGTCAGCTTGACccagaacatttcaaacaagaTGGTGTTAGGGTGCTGCtatacgcacacacacccacaccaaCCACATACACACTAACcccacactcagacacacacacacacgtcctctaaatgaaataaactgtcTGGATGTGTTGTTGACTCTGCAGagaacataaatgtgttttgtcatcatattgttttctgaaaatgttatttttttactgaccTTGTTTGGTTGTGTATGGTATCATTCAGCTCagcggttctggttctgtctgtgtgcaggTCAGCgttctttgtgttctgcagcGAGTACCGACCCAGCGTGAAGCAGCAGTACCCGGGTCTGTCCATAGGAGACTGTGCCAAGAAGCTGGGAGAGATGTGGAGCAAACTGTCCCAGTCTGAGAAACAACCGTACGAGGAGAAGGCCCAGAAGCTGAGGGAGAAGTACGACCGGgtgagaccagaaccagaaccagaacagactGACACaggttcacactgcaggtcttcaGGATCACTTCTGATGTGTTTGCTGAGAtccaaagtttgtttgttttatataattaaTCTGACCTCCATCAGACTGCAGAGTGAACGGTCTGTAGCTCTGAAGTGACCGACGTGTGCAGAGGATGTGACATCACACACAGCTCGCTGTCTCCAGAAGTAAACATGGAGGCACCACGTCATTGTGTtgtccaatcagagcagacTAAATCATTATCAGCCATGCTAGTTTTTTCAGGGTTTCTGTTTAATCTCAGTGCTTCCTGTCTACTCAGGGGCAGAATCCGGTTTCAGGAACTGGAGCGATGTCctgaaagtagaaacaaactcaagtattgATCCCATCATGCTAGTGCTGATACAGGATATGACAGGATGGTCCACCAACGTTAGTAACATATGTTGGTGTAGAGTCTCAATAATCCAACACTGCCTGATGTTGGAATCAACATCAATAACTGGATCGATCCACAGACCTCTACTTCCATGTTGTAAAAGTCAGTAAAAGGTGACGTCATCGTTCAGCCTGTAGCTGTACGAAAAACATCAGACATCAGATTCTGTGCCACATGTGGAGGTGATCTGGGTCAATATCTGTTACAGATGGACAAAAGAATTAGATTTGGGACactttgcctgcagtgtgaacagaGCCAGGGACAGAGACATgtagagacagagagacagaaacatgtCCTGCTGGTGTCACAGTCAGGTCAGTGCAGCTGCAGAGACTGATGGATCAGAAACATTCATCCTCGCTGGATGCTTCAGAATCAACCAGCTTCTCTCTGTCTCAGGACATGATGGCGTACCGCGGCggttgatggatggatgaatgtatgAATGGATGAGTTAATGAATGAGTGGTGTTATAGAATCAATAGGTACATGTAAACCCTCAGTTGTAaacctgtctctgtctcaggACATGTTGGTAGTTGATGAATGTATGAATGGATGAGTTAATGAATGAGTGGAGTTATAGAAACAGCAGGTACATGTGAACCCTCAGATGTAaacctgtctctgtctcaggACATGGTGGCGTACCGCGGCggttgatggatggatgaatgtaaacctgtctctgtctctgtctcaggACATGGTGGCGTACCGCGGCGGAGGAACCTACACCAGGAACCCCGACTCTTCAGctcagggaggagaggaggaggaggatgaagaggggGAGGATGAAgacgacgaggaggaggatgatgagtAGAGAgactgagtgtgtgttggaggcaagtgtgtgtttcagaggtCAGACAGGTGAGTGGGCGGAGCTTCACAGAACATCGTCCCGTTCAGAAACAACTCTTCAGACATGTAGggtctgaggaagaggaggcagacaGGAGAGGATGAAGGTCTGCAGGTTTCATGGAGTAGAGTGACATCATGTTACTTTCTGTTTCCAAAGGCCCCGCCCCCTTTTGGAGGAAAGCTAATGGTGTCAAACTGCTGATGGGACCTGGAGACGACAGAAACTTCTGAGCAGCAGATAAAGGAtcagtttgtagttttgtttctgtgaacagAAAGGCATTAAAAGGAGAGATTATCAGCTTCAGTTCAGCTGCAGAGAGGATTTAAACGGTAACAATGGCCGCTGTTTTATTCTGTCCTTAGAAATCATCACTACATCCAAACATAAAATCACTTCAGTGAAAGGCATCAGCTGCTTTCACTACAGAAG
This DNA window, taken from Kryptolebias marmoratus isolate JLee-2015 unplaced genomic scaffold, ASM164957v2 Scaffold118, whole genome shotgun sequence, encodes the following:
- the LOC108228710 gene encoding high mobility group protein B2 — protein: MMRKDVNKPKGKTSAYAFFVQTCREEHRKKNPEQSVNFAEFSKKCSERWKALSPSDKKRFEDMAKADKVRYNREMRDYVPPKGFGKRGRKRKDPNAPKRPPSAFFVFCSEYRPSVKQQYPGLSIGDCAKKLGEMWSKLSQSEKQPYEEKAQKLREKYDRDMVAYRGGGTYTRNPDSSAQGGEEEEDEEGEDEDDEEEDDE